A single Nocardioides bizhenqiangii DNA region contains:
- a CDS encoding fatty acid desaturase family protein: MSLTLTNDAGTADQELSPTYTLTAEQLDAFGDELDAIRQRVVADLGEVDAQYIRKVVKYQRGFEVAGRLMFYVPPLWPAAVASLSVSKILDNMEIGHNVMHGQYDWMGDPGLNSRMFEWDTMAPSENWKYGHNYMHHTYTNIVGKDRDVGYGILRMDEDQEWRPYYLGNPLYAFLLMTFFEWGVALHDLETEELIAGRRTWAENREIAGRIWRKVRKQVAKDYIVFPLLTGPFFLSTLAGNAVANLIRNVWTFNIIFCGHFPAGVATFTVEETENESRGGWYYRQLLGSANITGSKLMHVMSGNLSHQIEHHLFPDIPARRYPELSVEVQEICERYGLPYNTGPLHRQLGSVFKKICRMALPDRKPSTAPDPAGDVTDNPLAA; the protein is encoded by the coding sequence ATGAGCCTCACCTTGACGAACGACGCAGGAACCGCCGACCAGGAGCTCAGCCCGACGTACACGCTCACCGCCGAGCAGCTCGACGCGTTCGGTGACGAGCTGGACGCGATCCGCCAGCGCGTGGTGGCCGACCTCGGCGAGGTGGACGCGCAGTACATCCGCAAGGTCGTGAAGTACCAGCGCGGCTTCGAGGTCGCCGGCCGCCTGATGTTCTACGTGCCGCCGCTGTGGCCGGCCGCCGTCGCGTCCCTCTCCGTGTCGAAGATCCTCGACAACATGGAGATCGGCCACAACGTCATGCACGGCCAGTACGACTGGATGGGCGACCCGGGTCTCAACTCGCGCATGTTCGAATGGGACACGATGGCTCCCAGCGAGAACTGGAAGTACGGCCACAACTACATGCACCACACCTACACCAACATCGTCGGCAAGGACCGCGACGTCGGCTACGGCATCCTCCGGATGGACGAGGACCAGGAGTGGCGGCCCTACTACCTCGGCAACCCGCTCTACGCGTTCCTGCTGATGACCTTCTTCGAGTGGGGCGTGGCCCTGCACGACCTGGAGACCGAGGAGCTCATCGCCGGCCGCCGTACCTGGGCGGAGAACCGCGAGATCGCCGGACGCATCTGGCGCAAGGTGCGCAAGCAGGTGGCCAAGGACTACATCGTCTTCCCGCTGCTGACCGGCCCGTTCTTCCTCTCGACCCTGGCCGGCAACGCCGTCGCCAACCTGATCCGCAACGTCTGGACGTTCAACATCATCTTCTGCGGCCACTTCCCGGCCGGCGTCGCGACGTTCACCGTCGAGGAGACCGAGAACGAGTCGCGCGGCGGCTGGTACTACCGCCAACTGCTGGGTTCGGCCAACATCACCGGCAGCAAGCTGATGCACGTGATGAGCGGCAACCTGAGCCACCAGATCGAGCACCACCTGTTCCCGGACATCCCGGCGCGCCGCTACCCGGAGCTGTCCGTCGAGGTCCAGGAGATCTGCGAGCGCTACGGCCTGCCGTACAACACCGGCCCGCTGCACCGCCAGCTCGGCAGCGTCTTCAAGAAGATCTGCCGGATGGCGCTCCCGGACCGCAAGCCGTCGACCGCGCCGGACCCGGCCGGCGATGTGACCGACAACCCGTTGGCGGCATGA
- a CDS encoding TetR family transcriptional regulator — protein MTETRVERKERTRRAILDAALELCETQPLAALSLRQVAKEVGIVPTAFYRHFDSIDHLGLELVDESFSSLRALLKDARTFDAPPATDRALFLAIVDNSVDALVTHVPNAERHYRFIARERLAGPKPVREAVRHQLELIERELATDIAQVPGAGRWSGEDLRILANLLVNAMLFHAEELALAGGRPDVVRRTQTTARRQLRIVLIGALSWDSSR, from the coding sequence GTGACCGAGACCCGCGTCGAGCGCAAGGAACGCACCCGCCGGGCGATCCTCGACGCCGCGCTCGAGCTGTGTGAGACGCAGCCGCTCGCCGCCCTCTCGCTGCGTCAGGTCGCGAAGGAGGTCGGCATCGTACCGACGGCGTTCTACCGCCACTTCGACTCGATCGACCACCTCGGGCTGGAGCTCGTCGACGAGTCGTTCTCGTCACTGCGCGCCCTCCTCAAGGACGCGCGGACGTTCGACGCTCCGCCGGCCACCGACCGGGCCCTCTTCCTGGCCATCGTCGACAACTCCGTCGACGCCCTGGTCACGCACGTGCCGAATGCCGAGCGCCACTACCGCTTCATCGCCCGGGAACGGCTGGCCGGACCGAAGCCGGTGCGGGAGGCCGTCCGTCACCAGCTCGAGCTGATCGAGCGGGAGCTGGCCACGGACATCGCCCAGGTGCCGGGCGCCGGCCGATGGTCCGGCGAGGACCTGCGGATCCTCGCCAACCTCCTGGTCAACGCGATGCTGTTCCACGCCGAGGAGCTCGCGCTCGCGGGCGGGCGGCCGGACGTCGTACGACGGACCCAGACCACCGCTCGTCGCCAGCTCCGCATCGTGCTGATCGGCGCGTTGAGCTGGGACTCCTCGCGCTGA
- a CDS encoding ferredoxin reductase: MSIVADATTRVLRSRVAAALATPHGVDRYLELVNPMWAANEVRARIVDITREVDVPGHPPVATLTLQPTSTWRGHRAGQHVQLGVEVDGARRTTRVFTVSSPESKAGDRFTITMRANPDGVVSRYLVERAEVGTMVHLSQAQGEFVLPDQVPDHIAFVSGGSGITPVMSMLRSLQRRTHRGRITFLHYAQSPAHQIFAAELEEIRRSGYGIDVHLLHPELGDPALSPAFLQRLVPGYRDLPTWACGPAPLIEAVQAAYDGSDALRVEYFKPPRVSNGSVEGEISFTRAGTTAANSGATLLEQAEAAGLNPAFGCRMGICFSCTSNKLEGTVRNVLTGETSSLPDEDIRICVSSPEGDCAVEI; this comes from the coding sequence ATGAGCATCGTCGCCGACGCGACCACCCGGGTCTTGCGCTCCCGTGTGGCCGCCGCGCTGGCCACCCCGCACGGGGTGGACCGCTATCTCGAGCTGGTCAACCCGATGTGGGCCGCCAACGAGGTCCGCGCCCGGATCGTCGACATCACCCGTGAGGTCGACGTCCCCGGCCACCCGCCGGTCGCCACCCTCACCCTGCAGCCCACCTCCACCTGGCGCGGCCACCGGGCCGGGCAGCACGTCCAGCTCGGCGTCGAGGTCGACGGCGCCCGTCGTACGACGCGCGTCTTCACCGTCTCCAGCCCGGAGTCGAAAGCGGGCGACCGGTTCACGATCACGATGCGGGCCAACCCCGACGGCGTCGTCTCGCGCTACCTCGTGGAGCGGGCCGAGGTCGGCACCATGGTGCACCTGTCCCAGGCACAGGGGGAGTTCGTGCTCCCCGACCAGGTGCCCGACCACATCGCGTTCGTCTCCGGCGGATCCGGCATCACACCGGTGATGTCGATGCTGCGCTCCTTGCAGCGTCGCACCCACCGGGGGCGGATCACCTTCCTGCACTATGCGCAGAGCCCCGCCCACCAGATCTTCGCGGCCGAGCTGGAGGAGATCCGTCGCTCCGGCTACGGCATCGACGTGCATCTCCTCCACCCCGAGCTCGGCGACCCGGCACTGTCGCCGGCGTTCCTCCAGCGCCTGGTGCCCGGGTACCGCGACCTGCCGACCTGGGCCTGCGGACCGGCGCCGTTGATCGAGGCCGTCCAGGCGGCGTACGACGGGTCGGACGCGCTCCGCGTGGAGTACTTCAAGCCGCCGAGGGTCAGCAACGGGAGCGTCGAGGGTGAGATCTCCTTCACGCGGGCCGGCACCACCGCCGCCAACTCCGGCGCCACCCTGCTGGAGCAGGCCGAGGCCGCCGGGCTGAACCCGGCCTTCGGCTGCCGGATGGGCATCTGCTTCTCCTGCACGTCCAACAAGTTGGAAGGCACGGTCCGCAACGTCCTGACCGGCGAGACCTCCTCCCTGCCCGACGAAGACATCCGCATCTGCGTCAGCTCGCCCGAGGGCGACTGCGCTGTGGAGATCTGA
- the ptsP gene encoding phosphoenolpyruvate--protein phosphotransferase, producing MVTSIQGTPVVPGLAFGPVLVASADVSTSAVEAFGGGPADPAAALAAYDDAVGLVADGFRARATAATGATAEVLTASAGLATDRGMRAAVRKNLNAGQQLLPALDAAVEQFVTVFAGMGGLMAERVTDLRDIHARVLARLVGEPEPGVPVPTTPSVLVAGDLAPADTAGLDPSLVVAIVTERGGPTSHTAIIARQLGIPCVVGAAGAIAELDGRTALVDGQTGTVQADPDHAEAEALVAADRAERAALASWSGPGRTADGRPVKLLANVADAASARAATSEPVTGIGLFRTELSFLDRETEPSVDEQAAIYADVLEPYAGDGRHVVVRTLDAGSDKPVAFASHPDEENPALGVRGLRLAFADPGLLHRQLDAIAIAAERTGTECWVMAPMVATVAEARDFGVAVHERGLKAGVMVEVPSAALLAHKVLEEVDFLSIGTNDLTQYTMAADRMASDLAHLTDPWQPAVLQLVAIAAEAGRRADKPVGVCGEAAADPLLACVLVGLGITSLSMAAAAVRPVGARVGGVTLGRCEEMAEAALAAEDPASAREAARVLLP from the coding sequence ATGGTCACCTCGATCCAGGGCACGCCGGTGGTCCCGGGCCTCGCGTTCGGCCCCGTCCTCGTCGCCAGCGCCGACGTCTCCACGTCGGCCGTCGAGGCCTTCGGCGGCGGCCCTGCCGACCCAGCCGCGGCCCTGGCAGCGTACGACGACGCGGTCGGCCTGGTGGCCGACGGATTTCGCGCGCGGGCCACTGCCGCCACCGGCGCGACCGCCGAGGTGCTGACCGCCAGCGCCGGCCTCGCGACCGACCGGGGCATGCGCGCCGCCGTCCGCAAGAACCTCAACGCCGGCCAGCAGCTGTTGCCGGCGCTCGACGCCGCCGTCGAGCAGTTCGTGACCGTCTTCGCCGGGATGGGCGGCCTGATGGCCGAGCGGGTGACCGACCTGCGCGACATCCACGCCCGCGTCCTGGCCCGCCTCGTCGGGGAGCCCGAGCCCGGCGTACCCGTCCCGACGACTCCGTCGGTCCTGGTGGCCGGCGACCTGGCGCCGGCCGACACGGCCGGCCTCGACCCCTCGCTGGTCGTGGCGATCGTGACCGAGCGTGGCGGGCCGACCAGCCACACCGCCATCATCGCCCGCCAGCTCGGCATCCCCTGCGTCGTGGGCGCTGCCGGTGCGATCGCCGAGCTCGACGGGCGCACCGCCCTCGTGGACGGACAGACCGGCACGGTCCAGGCCGACCCCGACCACGCCGAGGCCGAAGCGCTGGTGGCCGCCGACCGCGCCGAACGGGCCGCGCTCGCGTCGTGGTCGGGCCCCGGCCGCACCGCGGACGGTCGTCCGGTCAAGCTGCTGGCCAACGTCGCCGACGCGGCGTCGGCGCGGGCGGCGACGAGCGAGCCGGTGACCGGGATCGGACTGTTCCGCACCGAGCTGAGCTTCCTCGACCGGGAGACCGAGCCGAGCGTGGACGAACAGGCCGCGATCTACGCCGACGTCCTGGAGCCGTACGCCGGCGACGGCCGCCACGTCGTGGTCCGCACGCTGGACGCCGGGTCCGACAAGCCGGTCGCCTTCGCGTCGCACCCGGACGAGGAGAACCCCGCCCTGGGCGTGCGCGGGCTACGGCTCGCCTTCGCCGATCCCGGCCTGCTGCACCGTCAGCTCGACGCGATCGCGATCGCAGCCGAGCGCACCGGCACGGAGTGCTGGGTGATGGCGCCGATGGTGGCCACCGTCGCCGAGGCCCGCGACTTCGGGGTCGCGGTCCACGAGCGCGGTCTCAAGGCCGGGGTGATGGTCGAGGTCCCGAGCGCGGCCCTCCTGGCGCACAAGGTCCTCGAGGAGGTCGACTTCCTCTCCATCGGCACCAACGACCTGACGCAGTACACGATGGCGGCCGACCGGATGGCCTCCGACCTCGCCCACCTGACCGACCCGTGGCAGCCGGCCGTGCTGCAGCTGGTGGCGATCGCGGCCGAGGCCGGCCGTCGTGCCGACAAGCCGGTCGGCGTCTGCGGCGAGGCGGCGGCCGACCCGCTACTGGCCTGCGTGCTCGTCGGCCTGGGCATCACGTCGCTGTCGATGGCGGCCGCGGCCGTCCGCCCGGTCGGAGCCCGGGTCGGCGGCGTGACCCTCGGGCGGTGCGAGGAGATGGCGGAGGCGGCACTCGCGGCGGAGGACCCTGCCAGCGCACGTGAGGCCGCCCGCGTCCTGTTGCCCTAG